In Sus scrofa isolate TJ Tabasco breed Duroc chromosome 11, Sscrofa11.1, whole genome shotgun sequence, the following proteins share a genomic window:
- the TMCO3 gene encoding transmembrane and coiled-coil domain-containing protein 3 isoform X2, whose product MRALGNSPVWMVLPFLPLLAGGAEHEEVARHAIKLHRGRGAAVTQRRQWVLDGCRKLSGLLRQKAVVLNKLRNAIRAVERDTGLSDEERLFQVHTFEIFQKELNESENSVFQAIHGLQRALQGDYRDVVNMKESSRQRLEALREAAIKEETEYVELLAAEKHQVEALKNMQHQNKSLSILDEILEDVRKAADRLEEELEEHAFDDNKSVKGVNFEAVLRVEEEEARSKQNLTRQDVEEGLGLSVLIDSQSNQYILAKPRDATIPRADHHLLKDIVTIGMLSLPCGWLCTTIGLPTMFGYIICGVLLGPSGLNSIKSTVQVETLGEFGVFFTLFLVGLEFSPEKLRKVWRISLQGPCYMTLLMVAFGLFWGHFLQIRPTQSVFISTCLSLSSTPLVSKFLVGGTRSDKEGDVDYSAVLLGVLVMQDVQLGLFIAVLPTFIQAGAGAHSSVAVELLRILALVGQVLLSLAAVLLFCLVLKACLVGPCFRKLHAEGKGNKELLTLGTSAFIFLMLTVTELLDVSMELGCFLAGALISSQGHMVADEVLSYVEPVRDFLAIIFFASIGLHVFPTFVLYELSVLLVLTLSVVVMKFVLAALVLSLLLPKTSQYIKWIVAAGLAQVSEFSLVLGSRARRARVISREVYLLILGVTTLSLLLAPVLWRVAIARCVPRPERRSSL is encoded by the exons ATGAGGGCTTTGGGGAACAGTCCCGTCTGGATggtgcttcctttccttcccctgctGGCGGGTGGTGCGGAGCATGAAGAGGTGGCAAGACACGCCATCAAGTTGCACCGGGGCCGAGGGGCGGCCGTCACCCAGAGGAGGCAGTGGGTCCTCGACGGTTGCAGAAAGCTCTCTGGGCTTCTTCGCCAAAAGGCTGTGGTTCTTAACAAACTGAGAAATGCCATCAGAGCCGTGGAGCGAGACACGGGCCTGTCCGATGAAGAGAGGCTCTTTCAGGTGCACACGTTTGAGATTTTCCAAAAAGAGCTGAACGAGAGTGAAAACTCCGTCTTCCAGGCCATCCACGGGCTCCAGAGGGCCCTGCAGGGGGACTACAGGGACGTGGTGAACATGAAGGAGAGCAGCAGGCAGCGCCTGGAGGCCTTGCGGGAGGCGGCCATCAAG GAGGAGACAGAGTATGTGGAGCTCCTGGCAGCAGAAAAACATCAAGTTGAAGCTCTTAAAAACATGCAGCATCAAAACAAAAGCTTATCCATCCTCGATGAGATTCTTGAAGACGTGAGAAAGGCGGCAGATCgcctggaggaggagctggaggagcacGCTTTCGATGACAACAAGTCG GTCAAAGGGGTCAATTTTGAGGCGGTCCTGCGGGTGGAGGAAGAAGAGGCCCGTTCCAAGCAGAACCTCACGAGGCAGGACGTGGAGGAGGGCCTGGGGCTGAGCGTGCTCATCGACTCCCAGAGCAACCAGTACATCCTAGCCAAGCCCAGAGATGCCACCATCCCACGGGCTGACCACCACCTCCTAAAG GACATTGTCACCATAGGGATGCTGTCCTTGCCTTGCGGCTGGCTTTGCACGACCATAGGCTTGCCGACCATGTTTGGGTACATTATCTGCGGCGTCCTTCTGGGGCCCTCGGGACTCAACAGTATTAAG TCGACTGTGCAGGTGGAGACGTTAGGAGAATTCGGTGTGTTCTTTACGCTCTTCCTCGTCGGCTTAGAATTCTCCCCAGAGAAGCTGAGAAAG GTGTGGAGGATCTCGCTGCAGGGGCCCTGCTACATGACCCTCCTCATGGTGGCCTTCGGCTTGTTCTGGGGACACTTTCTGCAGATCAGACCCACTCAGAGCGTCTTTATCTCCACCTGCTTGTCCCTGTCCAGCACACCCCTGGTGTCCAAGTTCCTTGTGGGCGGCACCCGCAGCGACAAGGAGG GTGACGTGGACTACAGCGCGGTGCTGCTGGGAGTGCTGGTGATGCAGGACGTGCAGCTGGGGCTGTTCATCGCCGTCCTGCCCACCTTCATCCAGGCAGGGGCCGGCGCGCACTCCAG CGTCGCCGTGGAGCTCCTGCGGATCCTGGCGCTGGTCGGGCAGGTCCTGCTCTCCCTCGCGGCTGTTCTCCTCTTCTGCCTCGTGCTGAAGGCTTGCCTGGTGGGCCCGTGTTTCCGGAAGCTGCACGCGGAGGGCAAGGGGAACAAGGAGCTCctcaccctgggaacctccgcctTCATCTTCCTCATGCTGACG GTCACGGAGCTGCTGGATGTGTCCATGGAGCTGGGCTGCTTCCTGGCTGGAGCCCTCATCTCCTCCCAGGGCCACATGGTCGCCGATGAGGTCCTGTCCTACGTGGAGCCCGTCCGGGATTTCCTGGCCATCATCTTCTTCGCGTCTATAG GCCTCCACGTCTTCCCCACCTTCGTGCTGTACGAGCTCAGCGTCCTGCTGGTCCTCACGCTGTCGGTGGTGGTCATGAAG TTTGTCCTGGCAGCCCTGGTCCTGTCTCTCCTCCTGCCCAAGACCAGCCAGTATATCAAGTGGATCGTGGCCGCAGGGCTGGCCCAAGTCAGCGAGTTCTCTCTGGTCCTTGGGAGCAGAGCACGCAGAGCCCGTGTCATTTCTCGGGAG GTGTACCTTCTCATCCTGGGTGTGACCACACTCAGCCTCTTGCTGGCCCCGGTGCTGTGGCGGGTGGCAATTGCCAGGTGTGTGCCGAGGCCTGAGAGGCGGTCCAGTCTCTGA
- the TMCO3 gene encoding transmembrane and coiled-coil domain-containing protein 3 isoform X3 encodes MRALGNSPVWMVLPFLPLLAGGAEHEEVARHAIKLHRGRGAAVTQRRQWVLDGCRKLSGLLRQKAVVLNKLRNAIRAVERDTGLSDEERLFQVHTFEIFQKELNESENSVFQAIHGLQRALQGDYRDVVNMKESSRQRLEALREAAIKEETEYVELLAAEKHQVEALKNMQHQNKSLSILDEILEDVRKAADRLEEELEEHAFDDNKSVKGVNFEAVLRVEEEEARSKQNLTRQDVEEGLGLSVLIDSQSNQYILAKPRDATIPRADHHLLKDIVTIGMLSLPCGWLCTTIGLPTMFGYIICGVLLGPSGLNSIKSTVQVETLGEFGVFFTLFLVGLEFSPEKLRKVWRISLQGPCYMTLLMVAFGLFWGHFLQIRPTQSVFISTCLSLSSTPLVSKFLVGGTRSDKEGDVDYSAVLLGVLVMQDVQLGLFIAVLPTFIQAGAGAHSSVAVELLRILALVGQVLLSLAAVLLFCLVLKACLVGPCFRKLHAEGKGNKELLTLGTSAFIFLMLTLKKSEPERS; translated from the exons ATGAGGGCTTTGGGGAACAGTCCCGTCTGGATggtgcttcctttccttcccctgctGGCGGGTGGTGCGGAGCATGAAGAGGTGGCAAGACACGCCATCAAGTTGCACCGGGGCCGAGGGGCGGCCGTCACCCAGAGGAGGCAGTGGGTCCTCGACGGTTGCAGAAAGCTCTCTGGGCTTCTTCGCCAAAAGGCTGTGGTTCTTAACAAACTGAGAAATGCCATCAGAGCCGTGGAGCGAGACACGGGCCTGTCCGATGAAGAGAGGCTCTTTCAGGTGCACACGTTTGAGATTTTCCAAAAAGAGCTGAACGAGAGTGAAAACTCCGTCTTCCAGGCCATCCACGGGCTCCAGAGGGCCCTGCAGGGGGACTACAGGGACGTGGTGAACATGAAGGAGAGCAGCAGGCAGCGCCTGGAGGCCTTGCGGGAGGCGGCCATCAAG GAGGAGACAGAGTATGTGGAGCTCCTGGCAGCAGAAAAACATCAAGTTGAAGCTCTTAAAAACATGCAGCATCAAAACAAAAGCTTATCCATCCTCGATGAGATTCTTGAAGACGTGAGAAAGGCGGCAGATCgcctggaggaggagctggaggagcacGCTTTCGATGACAACAAGTCG GTCAAAGGGGTCAATTTTGAGGCGGTCCTGCGGGTGGAGGAAGAAGAGGCCCGTTCCAAGCAGAACCTCACGAGGCAGGACGTGGAGGAGGGCCTGGGGCTGAGCGTGCTCATCGACTCCCAGAGCAACCAGTACATCCTAGCCAAGCCCAGAGATGCCACCATCCCACGGGCTGACCACCACCTCCTAAAG GACATTGTCACCATAGGGATGCTGTCCTTGCCTTGCGGCTGGCTTTGCACGACCATAGGCTTGCCGACCATGTTTGGGTACATTATCTGCGGCGTCCTTCTGGGGCCCTCGGGACTCAACAGTATTAAG TCGACTGTGCAGGTGGAGACGTTAGGAGAATTCGGTGTGTTCTTTACGCTCTTCCTCGTCGGCTTAGAATTCTCCCCAGAGAAGCTGAGAAAG GTGTGGAGGATCTCGCTGCAGGGGCCCTGCTACATGACCCTCCTCATGGTGGCCTTCGGCTTGTTCTGGGGACACTTTCTGCAGATCAGACCCACTCAGAGCGTCTTTATCTCCACCTGCTTGTCCCTGTCCAGCACACCCCTGGTGTCCAAGTTCCTTGTGGGCGGCACCCGCAGCGACAAGGAGG GTGACGTGGACTACAGCGCGGTGCTGCTGGGAGTGCTGGTGATGCAGGACGTGCAGCTGGGGCTGTTCATCGCCGTCCTGCCCACCTTCATCCAGGCAGGGGCCGGCGCGCACTCCAG CGTCGCCGTGGAGCTCCTGCGGATCCTGGCGCTGGTCGGGCAGGTCCTGCTCTCCCTCGCGGCTGTTCTCCTCTTCTGCCTCGTGCTGAAGGCTTGCCTGGTGGGCCCGTGTTTCCGGAAGCTGCACGCGGAGGGCAAGGGGAACAAGGAGCTCctcaccctgggaacctccgcctTCATCTTCCTCATGCTGACG
- the TMCO3 gene encoding transmembrane and coiled-coil domain-containing protein 3 precursor (The RefSeq protein has 3 substitutions compared to this genomic sequence): MRALGNSPVWMVLPFLPLLAGGAEHEEVARHAIKLYRGRGAAVTQRRQWVLDGCRKLSGLLRQKAVVLNKLRNAIRAVERDTGLSDEERLFQVHTFEIFQKELNESENSVFQAIHGLQRALQGDYRDVVNMKESSRQRLEALREAAIKEETEYVELLAAEKHQVEALKNMQHQNKSLSILDEILEDVRKAADRLEEELEEHAFDDNKSVKGVNFEAVLRVEEEEARSKQNLTRQDVEEGLGLSVLIDSQSNQYILAKPRDATIPRADHHLLKDIVTIGMLSLPCGWLCTTIGLPTMFGYIICGVLLGPSGLNSIKSTVQVETLGEFGVFFTLFLVGLEFSPEKLRKVWRISLQGPCYMTLLMVAFGLFWGHFLQIRPTQSVFISTCLSLSSTPLVSKFLVGGTRSDKEGDVDYSAVLLGVLVMQDVQLGLFIAVLPTFIQAGAGAHSSVAVELLRILALVGQVLLSLAAVLLFCLVLKACLVGPCFRKLHAEGKGNKELLTLGTSAFIFLMLTVTELLDVSTELGCFLAGALISSQGHMVADEVLSYVEPVRDFLAIIFFASIGLHVFPTFVLYELSVLLVLTLSVVVMKFVLAALVLSLLLPKTSQYIKWIVAAGLAQVSEFSLVLGSRARRARVISREVYLLILGMTTLSLLLAPVLWRVAIARCVPRPERRSSL; encoded by the exons ATGAGGGCTTTGGGGAACAGTCCCGTCTGGATggtgcttcctttccttcccctgctGGCGGGTGGTGCGGAGCATGAAGAGGTGGCAAGACACGCCATCAAGTTGCACCGGGGCCGAGGGGCGGCCGTCACCCAGAGGAGGCAGTGGGTCCTCGACGGTTGCAGAAAGCTCTCTGGGCTTCTTCGCCAAAAGGCTGTGGTTCTTAACAAACTGAGAAATGCCATCAGAGCCGTGGAGCGAGACACGGGCCTGTCCGATGAAGAGAGGCTCTTTCAGGTGCACACGTTTGAGATTTTCCAAAAAGAGCTGAACGAGAGTGAAAACTCCGTCTTCCAGGCCATCCACGGGCTCCAGAGGGCCCTGCAGGGGGACTACAGGGACGTGGTGAACATGAAGGAGAGCAGCAGGCAGCGCCTGGAGGCCTTGCGGGAGGCGGCCATCAAG GAGGAGACAGAGTATGTGGAGCTCCTGGCAGCAGAAAAACATCAAGTTGAAGCTCTTAAAAACATGCAGCATCAAAACAAAAGCTTATCCATCCTCGATGAGATTCTTGAAGACGTGAGAAAGGCGGCAGATCgcctggaggaggagctggaggagcacGCTTTCGATGACAACAAGTCG GTCAAAGGGGTCAATTTTGAGGCGGTCCTGCGGGTGGAGGAAGAAGAGGCCCGTTCCAAGCAGAACCTCACGAGGCAGGACGTGGAGGAGGGCCTGGGGCTGAGCGTGCTCATCGACTCCCAGAGCAACCAGTACATCCTAGCCAAGCCCAGAGATGCCACCATCCCACGGGCTGACCACCACCTCCTAAAG GACATTGTCACCATAGGGATGCTGTCCTTGCCTTGCGGCTGGCTTTGCACGACCATAGGCTTGCCGACCATGTTTGGGTACATTATCTGCGGCGTCCTTCTGGGGCCCTCGGGACTCAACAGTATTAAG TCGACTGTGCAGGTGGAGACGTTAGGAGAATTCGGTGTGTTCTTTACGCTCTTCCTCGTCGGCTTAGAATTCTCCCCAGAGAAGCTGAGAAAG GTGTGGAGGATCTCGCTGCAGGGGCCCTGCTACATGACCCTCCTCATGGTGGCCTTCGGCTTGTTCTGGGGACACTTTCTGCAGATCAGACCCACTCAGAGCGTCTTTATCTCCACCTGCTTGTCCCTGTCCAGCACACCCCTGGTGTCCAAGTTCCTTGTGGGCGGCACCCGCAGCGACAAGGAGG GTGACGTGGACTACAGCGCGGTGCTGCTGGGAGTGCTGGTGATGCAGGACGTGCAGCTGGGGCTGTTCATCGCCGTCCTGCCCACCTTCATCCAGGCAGGGGCCGGCGCGCACTCCAG CGTCGCCGTGGAGCTCCTGCGGATCCTGGCGCTGGTCGGGCAGGTCCTGCTCTCCCTCGCGGCTGTTCTCCTCTTCTGCCTCGTGCTGAAGGCTTGCCTGGTGGGCCCGTGTTTCCGGAAGCTGCACGCGGAGGGCAAGGGGAACAAGGAGCTCctcaccctgggaacctccgcctTCATCTTCCTCATGCTGACG GTCACGGAGCTGCTGGATGTGTCCATGGAGCTGGGCTGCTTCCTGGCTGGAGCCCTCATCTCCTCCCAGGGCCACATGGTCGCCGATGAGGTCCTGTCCTACGTGGAGCCCGTCCGGGATTTCCTGGCCATCATCTTCTTCGCGTCTATAG GCCTCCACGTCTTCCCCACCTTCGTGCTGTACGAGCTCAGCGTCCTGCTGGTCCTCACGCTGTCGGTGGTGGTCATGAAG TTTGTCCTGGCAGCCCTGGTCCTGTCTCTCCTCCTGCCCAAGACCAGCCAGTATATCAAGTGGATCGTGGCCGCAGGGCTGGCCCAAGTCAGCGAGTTCTCTCTGGTCCTTGGGAGCAGAGCACGCAGAGCCCGTGTCATTTCTCGGGAG GTGTACCTTCTCATCCTGGGTGTGACCACACTCAGCCTCTTGCTGGCCCCGGTGCTGTGGCGGGTGGCAATTGCCAGGTGTGTGCCGAGGCCTGAGAGGCGGTCCAGTCTCTGA
- the TMCO3 gene encoding transmembrane and coiled-coil domain-containing protein 3 isoform X1 encodes MRALGNSPVWMVLPFLPLLAGGAEHEEVARHAIKLHRGRGAAVTQRRQWVLDGCRKLSGLLRQKAVVLNKLRNAIRAVERDTGLSDEERLFQVHTFEIFQKELNESENSVFQAIHGLQRALQGDYRDVVNMKESSRQRLEALREAAIKEETEYVELLAAEKHQVEALKNMQHQNKSLSILDEILEDVRKAADRLEEELEEHAFDDNKSVKGVNFEAVLRVEEEEARSKQNLTRQDVEEGLGLSVLIDSQSNQYILAKPRDATIPRADHHLLKDIVTIGMLSLPCGWLCTTIGLPTMFGYIICGVLLGPSGLNSIKSTVQVETLGEFGVFFTLFLVGLEFSPEKLRKVWRISLQGPCYMTLLMVAFGLFWGHFLQIRPTQSVFISTCLSLSSTPLVSKFLVGGTRSDKEAGDVDYSAVLLGVLVMQDVQLGLFIAVLPTFIQAGAGAHSSVAVELLRILALVGQVLLSLAAVLLFCLVLKACLVGPCFRKLHAEGKGNKELLTLGTSAFIFLMLTVTELLDVSMELGCFLAGALISSQGHMVADEVLSYVEPVRDFLAIIFFASIGLHVFPTFVLYELSVLLVLTLSVVVMKFVLAALVLSLLLPKTSQYIKWIVAAGLAQVSEFSLVLGSRARRARVISREVYLLILGVTTLSLLLAPVLWRVAIARCVPRPERRSSL; translated from the exons ATGAGGGCTTTGGGGAACAGTCCCGTCTGGATggtgcttcctttccttcccctgctGGCGGGTGGTGCGGAGCATGAAGAGGTGGCAAGACACGCCATCAAGTTGCACCGGGGCCGAGGGGCGGCCGTCACCCAGAGGAGGCAGTGGGTCCTCGACGGTTGCAGAAAGCTCTCTGGGCTTCTTCGCCAAAAGGCTGTGGTTCTTAACAAACTGAGAAATGCCATCAGAGCCGTGGAGCGAGACACGGGCCTGTCCGATGAAGAGAGGCTCTTTCAGGTGCACACGTTTGAGATTTTCCAAAAAGAGCTGAACGAGAGTGAAAACTCCGTCTTCCAGGCCATCCACGGGCTCCAGAGGGCCCTGCAGGGGGACTACAGGGACGTGGTGAACATGAAGGAGAGCAGCAGGCAGCGCCTGGAGGCCTTGCGGGAGGCGGCCATCAAG GAGGAGACAGAGTATGTGGAGCTCCTGGCAGCAGAAAAACATCAAGTTGAAGCTCTTAAAAACATGCAGCATCAAAACAAAAGCTTATCCATCCTCGATGAGATTCTTGAAGACGTGAGAAAGGCGGCAGATCgcctggaggaggagctggaggagcacGCTTTCGATGACAACAAGTCG GTCAAAGGGGTCAATTTTGAGGCGGTCCTGCGGGTGGAGGAAGAAGAGGCCCGTTCCAAGCAGAACCTCACGAGGCAGGACGTGGAGGAGGGCCTGGGGCTGAGCGTGCTCATCGACTCCCAGAGCAACCAGTACATCCTAGCCAAGCCCAGAGATGCCACCATCCCACGGGCTGACCACCACCTCCTAAAG GACATTGTCACCATAGGGATGCTGTCCTTGCCTTGCGGCTGGCTTTGCACGACCATAGGCTTGCCGACCATGTTTGGGTACATTATCTGCGGCGTCCTTCTGGGGCCCTCGGGACTCAACAGTATTAAG TCGACTGTGCAGGTGGAGACGTTAGGAGAATTCGGTGTGTTCTTTACGCTCTTCCTCGTCGGCTTAGAATTCTCCCCAGAGAAGCTGAGAAAG GTGTGGAGGATCTCGCTGCAGGGGCCCTGCTACATGACCCTCCTCATGGTGGCCTTCGGCTTGTTCTGGGGACACTTTCTGCAGATCAGACCCACTCAGAGCGTCTTTATCTCCACCTGCTTGTCCCTGTCCAGCACACCCCTGGTGTCCAAGTTCCTTGTGGGCGGCACCCGCAGCGACAAGGAGG CAGGTGACGTGGACTACAGCGCGGTGCTGCTGGGAGTGCTGGTGATGCAGGACGTGCAGCTGGGGCTGTTCATCGCCGTCCTGCCCACCTTCATCCAGGCAGGGGCCGGCGCGCACTCCAG CGTCGCCGTGGAGCTCCTGCGGATCCTGGCGCTGGTCGGGCAGGTCCTGCTCTCCCTCGCGGCTGTTCTCCTCTTCTGCCTCGTGCTGAAGGCTTGCCTGGTGGGCCCGTGTTTCCGGAAGCTGCACGCGGAGGGCAAGGGGAACAAGGAGCTCctcaccctgggaacctccgcctTCATCTTCCTCATGCTGACG GTCACGGAGCTGCTGGATGTGTCCATGGAGCTGGGCTGCTTCCTGGCTGGAGCCCTCATCTCCTCCCAGGGCCACATGGTCGCCGATGAGGTCCTGTCCTACGTGGAGCCCGTCCGGGATTTCCTGGCCATCATCTTCTTCGCGTCTATAG GCCTCCACGTCTTCCCCACCTTCGTGCTGTACGAGCTCAGCGTCCTGCTGGTCCTCACGCTGTCGGTGGTGGTCATGAAG TTTGTCCTGGCAGCCCTGGTCCTGTCTCTCCTCCTGCCCAAGACCAGCCAGTATATCAAGTGGATCGTGGCCGCAGGGCTGGCCCAAGTCAGCGAGTTCTCTCTGGTCCTTGGGAGCAGAGCACGCAGAGCCCGTGTCATTTCTCGGGAG GTGTACCTTCTCATCCTGGGTGTGACCACACTCAGCCTCTTGCTGGCCCCGGTGCTGTGGCGGGTGGCAATTGCCAGGTGTGTGCCGAGGCCTGAGAGGCGGTCCAGTCTCTGA